The following proteins are co-located in the Candidatus Nanosynbacter sp. HMT-352 genome:
- a CDS encoding TRM11 family SAM-dependent methyltransferase: protein MFIAILGRQPEISIAELEAVYGTQSVQKISNQAATVNCDNLSIDNLGGTIKCGQVITKIKSQKSDRNTLLQASKIIVEKYTKKLSHSQKKITLGISFYGNKTDPRNIQKIGIILKNNLKKSGVSLRLIPNKTAALSTATSHNNKLGKSESKIEIIIAKNVYGDLIIAESRGTQNINSYTQRDRGRPKRDAFVGMLPPKLAQIMINLSGAKPNNYLWDPFCGTGTVLQEAALIGVNAYGSDLSDKMISYTTENMSWVEKTFSTNTFWQAPQADATSVKLTNEQKERISRIVCETYLGQPFSAPPSPEKLHEVVGNCNHIISDFLQNIRLQIRPDTTLCIAVPAWQNHEGKFTHLPLIKNLKKLGYQQIIDKNLLYYREDQVVAREILVLKPADIAKTA, encoded by the coding sequence ATGTTTATAGCTATTCTTGGCCGTCAACCAGAAATCTCTATCGCTGAATTAGAGGCGGTTTACGGCACTCAAAGCGTCCAAAAAATCTCCAACCAAGCCGCTACGGTTAATTGCGACAATTTATCAATTGACAATCTCGGCGGAACAATTAAATGCGGACAAGTCATCACGAAGATAAAATCGCAAAAATCAGACCGCAATACCCTGCTCCAAGCCTCAAAAATTATTGTTGAAAAATACACGAAAAAACTTTCACATAGCCAGAAAAAAATAACGCTTGGAATAAGTTTTTATGGCAATAAAACAGATCCGAGGAACATCCAAAAAATCGGAATTATCTTAAAAAACAACTTGAAAAAATCTGGCGTTAGTTTGCGTCTAATTCCTAATAAAACCGCCGCATTGTCCACTGCGACATCTCACAATAATAAACTCGGCAAGTCTGAGTCGAAAATTGAAATTATTATAGCTAAGAACGTATATGGAGATTTGATAATCGCTGAAAGTCGTGGCACGCAAAATATCAATTCGTATACTCAGCGCGACCGTGGACGACCAAAGCGCGATGCCTTCGTGGGAATGCTTCCGCCCAAGCTTGCACAAATTATGATTAACCTATCTGGCGCAAAACCTAACAATTACCTCTGGGATCCGTTCTGTGGCACAGGAACGGTACTGCAAGAAGCTGCGCTTATCGGCGTGAATGCTTATGGCAGCGATTTGAGCGATAAGATGATCTCTTACACAACCGAAAATATGAGCTGGGTGGAAAAAACTTTTTCAACAAACACTTTCTGGCAAGCACCTCAGGCCGACGCTACCTCTGTAAAATTGACAAATGAACAGAAGGAGCGGATTTCTCGAATTGTTTGCGAAACGTATTTGGGTCAGCCATTTTCTGCGCCACCTAGCCCAGAAAAACTTCACGAAGTAGTCGGAAATTGTAATCACATAATTAGCGATTTTCTGCAAAATATCCGCTTGCAAATCCGTCCAGATACAACGCTTTGCATAGCCGTTCCAGCGTGGCAAAATCACGAAGGTAAATTTACTCACTTGCCTCTGATAAAAAACCTTAAAAAACTTGGATATCAGCAAATTATCGATAAAAACCTCTTATATTACCGCGAAGATCAAGTCGTTGCCAGAGAAATATTGGTATTAAAACCCGCAGATATAGCCAAAACCGCTTGA
- a CDS encoding CHAP domain-containing protein, whose product MKLRSTTPVSASLVSRASLVAMSALLAGSGIFGLASHVLARDYNAEIQAKQQEADNYNSEASRLGEMADSLQAELDKINGQISAIQAQISDSQKKINSLNDQIKKNEELIKHNRKAMGRILADLYVDDQISPLEMLASSKNISDYIDKQEQRNSLKTSLNDKIKEIKSLQKKLEENKKSVENTLRDQELQRNAMAAKQSEKAKLITDTKNDQNNYAALAQKRNSEVAKLREEQAAANRRALGGSNVSIPGGVPGGGGYPGAWASAPLDAYVDPWGLYTRECVSYVAWKIHSTGRYVPHFGGAGNANQWPSTAARYGISSGSTPKAGAAAVMNIGYYGHVMYVESVNGDGTITVSDYNFAWDGLYRHYTRSASGLTYVYF is encoded by the coding sequence ATGAAACTACGGTCCACCACACCAGTTTCGGCATCATTAGTCAGCAGAGCGTCTCTGGTGGCGATGTCTGCATTGCTCGCTGGATCGGGCATTTTTGGCTTGGCATCACACGTGTTAGCTCGCGACTATAACGCCGAAATTCAGGCAAAACAACAAGAAGCAGACAACTATAATTCTGAGGCTTCGCGCTTGGGTGAGATGGCTGATAGTTTGCAAGCGGAACTTGATAAGATAAACGGACAAATATCAGCTATTCAAGCGCAGATTTCTGATAGCCAAAAGAAGATTAATAGCCTTAATGATCAGATAAAAAAGAACGAAGAGCTAATTAAGCACAATCGTAAAGCGATGGGGCGAATTTTGGCGGATTTGTATGTTGATGATCAGATTTCGCCACTGGAGATGCTTGCTAGCTCAAAAAATATTAGCGATTACATTGACAAGCAAGAACAGCGTAATTCTTTGAAAACTTCATTGAATGATAAGATTAAAGAAATTAAGTCTTTGCAGAAAAAGCTGGAAGAGAATAAGAAGTCTGTCGAGAATACGCTTCGCGACCAAGAATTGCAGCGCAATGCGATGGCTGCTAAACAATCTGAGAAGGCGAAACTGATTACTGATACGAAAAATGACCAAAATAACTATGCGGCGCTGGCTCAGAAGCGCAATTCTGAGGTAGCGAAGCTCCGAGAAGAGCAGGCTGCAGCCAACCGACGAGCTCTTGGTGGTAGCAATGTCTCTATTCCGGGCGGCGTACCTGGCGGCGGCGGTTATCCTGGCGCCTGGGCGAGCGCTCCACTTGACGCTTATGTCGATCCATGGGGGCTATACACGCGTGAATGCGTGAGCTACGTGGCTTGGAAAATTCATAGTACTGGACGATATGTTCCGCATTTTGGTGGCGCAGGCAACGCAAATCAGTGGCCGTCAACTGCAGCGCGCTATGGTATTTCTAGCGGCTCAACGCCAAAAGCTGGCGCGGCAGCCGTGATGAATATTGGATATTACGGACACGTTATGTATGTTGAATCTGTCAATGGCGATGGAACCATTACTGTTAGTGACTACAACTTTGCCTGGGACGGTTTATATAGGCATTACACACGCTCAGCTTCAGGATTGACATACGTTTACTTCTAA
- a CDS encoding lysylphosphatidylglycerol synthase transmembrane domain-containing protein gives MLPKVLQLLKSPRAIMSVLTLVVLAIIIFLSRHELVKAWNLFLHADLWLLFLLLPFQIIVYFAGGEMIFSYLREKNLIHHISRLEQTRIALELNLVNHIFPSGGVSGISYTTWRMHKLGVSSARSTFAQVIRYVTGFLSLLVLLVIAVLALAIDGKVNRYIVAASFLLIIVVLALTFGLIFVFSSKRRMQMTAAKLSKFINTLVKIATLGKKRRVMKSKKVEEFFVDMQDDFQDLSNHPKLLIKPMIWGTVYTVFDVAMFAVAFLSLGVFVNPAILMVGYGVAGLAAIVVFTPGGTGVYETIMIIFLSMAGTPPDLAIAGIILTRAILLTGTIIFGYIFYQHALIKYGKPDDSQV, from the coding sequence ATGTTACCGAAGGTGTTGCAATTGTTGAAATCGCCACGAGCCATTATGAGTGTTTTGACGTTGGTGGTTTTGGCGATAATAATTTTTCTATCTCGGCATGAGCTCGTGAAGGCGTGGAATCTGTTTTTGCATGCGGATTTATGGCTATTGTTTTTGTTATTGCCGTTTCAGATTATCGTGTACTTCGCTGGCGGCGAGATGATTTTCTCATATTTAAGAGAGAAGAATCTGATTCATCATATTTCCAGGCTGGAGCAGACGAGGATTGCGCTGGAGCTTAATTTGGTCAATCACATTTTTCCGTCGGGCGGAGTTAGTGGTATCTCGTATACGACGTGGCGAATGCATAAGCTCGGCGTGAGTTCGGCGCGTTCGACATTCGCGCAGGTGATTCGTTACGTTACGGGATTTTTGTCGCTTTTGGTTTTGTTGGTGATTGCCGTGCTGGCGCTGGCTATTGACGGTAAGGTTAATCGTTATATCGTTGCCGCTAGTTTCTTGTTGATTATCGTGGTTTTGGCGCTGACGTTTGGTCTGATTTTCGTGTTTTCGTCAAAGCGACGTATGCAAATGACTGCTGCTAAATTGTCTAAATTCATCAATACGTTGGTAAAAATTGCAACCTTGGGCAAGAAGCGACGAGTGATGAAGTCGAAGAAAGTCGAAGAGTTTTTTGTTGATATGCAGGACGATTTTCAAGATTTATCCAATCATCCGAAGCTTCTAATAAAACCGATGATTTGGGGAACTGTCTACACTGTTTTTGACGTGGCGATGTTTGCTGTGGCGTTTCTGTCGTTGGGTGTTTTTGTTAATCCGGCGATTTTGATGGTTGGATATGGCGTGGCGGGATTGGCAGCGATTGTCGTGTTTACTCCCGGCGGAACCGGCGTTTATGAAACTATTATGATTATTTTCTTAAGTATGGCAGGCACTCCGCCGGATTTGGCGATTGCTGGAATAATTTTGACGCGAGCAATTTTACTTACTGGCACGATTATCTTTGGCTATATTTTCTATCAACATGCACTGATTAAATACGGCAAGCCAGATGATTCCCAGGTTTAG
- the xseA gene encoding exodeoxyribonuclease VII large subunit, translated as MIPRFSVSNFIAVVNQTFDVAFAGMVEVEGEVSSFKSYPPKYAFFDLKDDDGLVRCFVGFSNLRTPIEDGMKVVVRAMPALRNNGAFSLNVQEIRPLGKGSLKRSFELLKQKLTVEGLFNSERKRSLPQYPQRVAIISSTKAAGYADFMKISSERWGGVKFVVANVNVQGANAADQAVRAISYFNQMSESPDVIVLIRGGGSAEDLASFNDEKLVRAVASSRIPTMTGIGHEIDESLCDLAADVRAATPSNAAQLLFPDKREVVRYLHYRLIDAKDSICRAIEEQSLNATMLQKEALKQWSSRVDVAANATLSQQKVIAEYDPEMALRRGYAMIKGDLQIGNIVEITTKDIIMKVRIENSEQRYDN; from the coding sequence ATGATTCCCAGGTTTAGTGTTAGCAATTTCATAGCAGTTGTCAATCAAACTTTTGACGTGGCTTTTGCTGGAATGGTTGAAGTTGAGGGCGAGGTTTCTAGTTTCAAGTCTTATCCTCCGAAATACGCTTTTTTCGATCTGAAAGATGACGACGGGCTGGTCCGGTGTTTTGTTGGTTTTAGCAATTTACGTACGCCAATTGAAGATGGGATGAAGGTTGTTGTTCGGGCAATGCCGGCGCTTAGGAATAATGGCGCCTTTAGTTTGAATGTTCAAGAGATTCGCCCATTAGGCAAGGGAAGTTTGAAGCGAAGTTTTGAGCTTTTGAAACAAAAATTGACAGTTGAGGGTTTGTTCAATTCTGAAAGAAAGCGTTCATTACCGCAATATCCTCAGAGGGTGGCTATTATTTCCAGTACAAAAGCGGCAGGATATGCGGACTTTATGAAGATTTCCAGTGAGCGTTGGGGTGGTGTGAAATTCGTAGTCGCCAACGTTAATGTGCAGGGTGCGAATGCTGCAGATCAAGCTGTTCGAGCAATATCATATTTTAATCAAATGTCAGAATCTCCAGATGTGATTGTTTTAATTCGTGGCGGTGGTAGTGCGGAAGATTTGGCGAGTTTTAACGATGAAAAACTGGTGCGCGCGGTGGCGAGCAGCCGCATTCCGACAATGACTGGAATTGGTCATGAAATTGATGAAAGTTTATGCGATTTGGCGGCGGACGTTCGTGCAGCTACGCCGAGTAACGCCGCACAATTGCTGTTTCCTGATAAGCGAGAAGTGGTTAGGTATTTACACTACAGGCTAATTGACGCGAAAGATTCAATTTGTAGAGCTATCGAAGAACAATCGCTTAATGCAACAATGTTGCAAAAAGAAGCACTAAAACAGTGGTCAAGCCGTGTGGATGTGGCTGCAAATGCAACATTGTCGCAACAAAAAGTCATCGCTGAGTATGATCCGGAAATGGCGCTGCGTCGTGGCTATGCAATGATCAAGGGTGATTTACAGATTGGTAATATTGTAGAGATTACAACAAAAGATATAATTATGAAAGTGAGGATTGAGAATAGTGAACAACGATATGACAATTGA
- a CDS encoding S41 family peptidase, whose protein sequence is MVTGEKRQQLSWFLTLVIVAIVSFVAGARSDALFANVASVFGVRTSNKTIDLSSVQKTYQELIANYDGKLDTQKLIYGANRGLVEAAGDPHTAYMDPDETKEFDKSLSGQIGGGIGAEIGLRNNKPTIIKPLENSPAQKAGIKAGEAIVKVNDEVSSDWSVEKVVSKIRGEVGTSVKLTLLSGGQTREVSVVRQNIVSPAVESEIDGEIGILKVNRFGDDTVSLSRKYTSEFVEKGVKKVILDLRNNPGGTVGAAQGLLGIWLDNQIAMTERRGSEIVKTLRTTGTPILGNMKTVVLINGNSASASEITAGALREYGKATLVGQKSYGKGSVQIVLGLPGGSQMKVTEARWYTPKGKNIDKTGIEPDVKVDLSSDDVNNNVDPQMDKAKSL, encoded by the coding sequence ATGGTTACGGGAGAGAAAAGACAGCAATTAAGTTGGTTTTTGACGCTTGTTATTGTGGCTATTGTTAGTTTTGTGGCGGGGGCTCGCTCCGATGCACTGTTTGCTAATGTGGCGTCGGTATTTGGCGTTAGAACTTCAAATAAGACGATTGACTTATCTAGCGTTCAAAAAACATATCAAGAGCTGATTGCTAATTATGACGGAAAATTGGATACTCAAAAGTTGATTTATGGCGCCAATCGCGGGCTGGTTGAAGCGGCTGGCGATCCTCATACGGCGTATATGGATCCTGACGAGACGAAGGAGTTTGACAAGTCATTAAGTGGTCAAATTGGTGGTGGAATTGGTGCGGAGATTGGTCTTAGAAATAATAAGCCGACTATCATAAAACCTCTGGAAAACAGTCCAGCTCAGAAGGCTGGAATTAAGGCTGGTGAGGCGATTGTTAAAGTGAATGATGAAGTTTCTTCTGACTGGTCGGTGGAAAAAGTTGTGAGTAAAATTCGCGGAGAAGTTGGTACGTCCGTTAAGTTGACGTTATTAAGCGGTGGTCAAACGCGTGAAGTGTCGGTTGTGCGTCAGAATATAGTTTCTCCGGCAGTGGAGTCGGAAATTGATGGAGAAATTGGTATTTTGAAAGTTAATCGATTCGGCGATGATACAGTAAGCTTGTCCAGAAAATACACTTCGGAATTTGTTGAAAAAGGCGTTAAGAAGGTGATTTTGGATCTGCGAAACAACCCGGGCGGAACGGTTGGGGCTGCTCAAGGGCTATTGGGTATTTGGCTGGACAATCAAATAGCTATGACCGAGCGTCGTGGCTCTGAAATAGTTAAAACGCTGCGTACAACTGGAACACCAATTCTGGGCAATATGAAGACAGTGGTGCTTATTAACGGCAACAGTGCCAGTGCTAGCGAGATTACGGCTGGGGCGCTTCGTGAATACGGAAAAGCCACGCTGGTTGGACAGAAGAGTTACGGCAAGGGAAGCGTGCAGATCGTGCTTGGGCTGCCTGGCGGGTCGCAAATGAAGGTTACGGAAGCCAGATGGTACACGCCAAAGGGCAAAAATATAGATAAAACTGGTATAGAACCTGATGTAAAAGTTGATCTTTCGTCGGACGATGTCAATAATAACGTAGATCCGCAGATGGATAAGGCGAAGTCGTTATAA
- the recO gene encoding DNA repair protein RecO, with the protein MTGQSERVKAIVLRRTNYAEADRVLQLLTPKGRRSVIAKGVRRERSKLAGGIELFAICDVVIRSGRGDLGLLTSARLSAFYRHILEDYDRMQFAYSAMKLVSAASENIDEPEWYYVLSQVLEQLNNPAINQKLIETWFYLQYESLLGDELNLRTDVTTAALLPDKKYMYDSAEKGLRLAEQGDLGADAIKLLRLIQAKPLANVAQIGGITEVINDCWLTARQHAAV; encoded by the coding sequence ATGACGGGGCAAAGTGAGCGAGTAAAAGCAATTGTTCTGAGGCGAACGAATTACGCCGAAGCTGACCGAGTTTTGCAATTATTAACGCCAAAAGGTCGACGCAGCGTAATCGCAAAAGGCGTGCGTCGGGAGCGCAGTAAATTGGCAGGCGGAATTGAATTATTCGCGATTTGTGATGTGGTTATTCGCTCTGGTCGGGGCGATTTGGGGCTATTAACTTCCGCTCGATTGTCGGCTTTTTATCGGCATATTTTGGAAGATTATGATCGGATGCAATTTGCATATTCGGCGATGAAGCTGGTTTCTGCAGCGAGCGAAAATATTGACGAACCAGAGTGGTATTATGTGCTGAGCCAAGTTTTGGAGCAATTGAATAATCCTGCGATAAACCAAAAATTGATTGAAACGTGGTTTTATTTGCAATATGAGAGTTTGCTGGGAGATGAGCTGAATCTTCGCACGGACGTAACGACGGCAGCACTACTTCCTGATAAAAAATATATGTACGATAGCGCAGAAAAAGGTTTGAGATTGGCGGAGCAGGGCGATTTGGGTGCGGACGCCATCAAGCTACTGAGGCTGATTCAGGCAAAGCCGCTCGCGAATGTAGCGCAAATCGGCGGAATAACTGAGGTTATAAACGATTGTTGGTTGACCGCCAGACAACACGCGGCAGTGTAA
- a CDS encoding 50S ribosomal protein L27 has translation MSKVKAGGSSKNIHNNAGQRLGVKRFGGQKVSAGEVLVRQTGATKIAGDGTYVSRNFTIHAAKDGVVGFKSVKKTKFTGKSERRTQVVVL, from the coding sequence ATGTCGAAGGTTAAAGCTGGTGGTTCTAGTAAGAATATCCACAACAATGCTGGTCAACGTCTTGGCGTTAAGCGATTTGGCGGTCAAAAAGTTTCCGCTGGAGAAGTTCTAGTTCGCCAAACTGGTGCCACAAAGATCGCTGGTGACGGTACATACGTTAGCCGCAATTTCACCATCCACGCTGCAAAAGATGGCGTAGTTGGCTTTAAGTCAGTTAAGAAAACCAAGTTTACCGGCAAATCAGAACGCCGAACGCAAGTTGTTGTTCTTTAA
- a CDS encoding NUDIX hydrolase has protein sequence MSNAIKGQLITHDSEGAIKRDYLYRISIKALIYNDAGQILVVKEDGRPLWDLPGGGMDYGETFESALKRELYEEVGYKGNLRYQLFDASDEIYIERIDANQICFSCRVWTENFDFSAGVDADEVMFMNPEELRLQESESGAPLRYKVHLKWQKLCSVNSLPTE, from the coding sequence ATGTCAAACGCCATAAAAGGACAACTCATCACACACGATTCAGAAGGTGCTATCAAGCGCGATTACCTCTATCGCATTTCCATAAAGGCTCTGATTTATAATGATGCTGGGCAGATTTTGGTTGTTAAAGAGGACGGGCGACCGCTTTGGGATCTTCCTGGCGGCGGAATGGATTATGGCGAGACTTTTGAGTCGGCTTTGAAGCGGGAATTGTATGAAGAAGTTGGCTATAAGGGCAATCTTCGCTATCAGCTTTTTGACGCGTCGGACGAGATTTATATTGAGCGAATTGACGCTAACCAAATTTGTTTTTCTTGTCGTGTGTGGACGGAAAATTTTGATTTTTCAGCGGGCGTTGATGCGGACGAAGTGATGTTTATGAATCCTGAAGAGTTGCGGCTCCAAGAGAGCGAGTCGGGCGCGCCGCTTCGATATAAAGTACATTTGAAGTGGCAGAAATTGTGTAGCGTAAATAGTTTGCCGACAGAGTAG
- a CDS encoding glycine--tRNA ligase, with protein MEKGFLMSQAKMEDIISLCKRRGFIYQGSDVYGGLSGTWDYGPLGVQLKRNIMNLWWRMFVDERDDIYGVDAAILMNPKVWKASGHVDTFVDPLCEDTVNHRRYRTDHILKDNGIDVDGLTMEQMDEVIAEKGIKSPDGNPLSKSRTFNMMFKTSVGATESEDSVAYLRPETAQGIFTNFKNVVDSFYPDLPFGIAQQGKAFRNEIAPRDFVFRSREFEQMEIEYFVNPEKWQEAFDELLKLTHEFLEALGLNPDNIHELDVPAEDRAHYSKKTIDIEYDFPIGKEELMGIAYRTDFDLMNIQRVSGKSMEYTIKGTNEKFVPHVIEPSFGVERALMAVLSSAYREDEQNGSKRVYLALPEHLAPVKFAVSPLLKNKPELVEKAREIYANLSKKNPGRVMWDDNGNIGKRYRRQDEIGTPHCVVIDFQTLEDDTVTVRERDTTEQRRMKIGEL; from the coding sequence ATGGAGAAAGGTTTTTTGATGAGTCAAGCAAAAATGGAAGATATTATTAGCCTGTGTAAGCGTCGCGGTTTTATTTATCAGGGTTCGGATGTTTATGGCGGTTTGTCTGGAACGTGGGATTACGGTCCGCTGGGCGTTCAATTGAAGCGAAACATCATGAATTTATGGTGGCGAATGTTTGTTGATGAGCGTGATGATATCTATGGCGTCGATGCGGCGATTTTGATGAATCCGAAAGTTTGGAAGGCGAGTGGGCATGTGGATACGTTTGTTGACCCATTGTGCGAAGATACGGTTAATCATCGGCGTTATCGCACTGACCACATTCTTAAGGACAATGGTATTGATGTTGACGGCTTGACGATGGAGCAAATGGACGAAGTGATTGCAGAAAAAGGAATTAAAAGTCCAGATGGAAATCCGCTAAGCAAATCGCGAACGTTCAATATGATGTTTAAGACGAGCGTCGGCGCCACCGAAAGTGAAGACAGCGTTGCATATCTTCGCCCAGAAACAGCTCAGGGAATTTTTACCAATTTTAAGAACGTTGTTGATAGTTTTTATCCAGACTTACCGTTTGGAATTGCTCAGCAGGGCAAGGCGTTTCGTAATGAAATTGCGCCGCGAGATTTTGTTTTCCGCTCTCGAGAGTTTGAGCAAATGGAGATTGAATATTTTGTCAATCCAGAAAAATGGCAGGAAGCGTTTGATGAATTGTTGAAGTTGACGCACGAGTTTTTAGAGGCGTTGGGATTAAATCCTGATAATATTCACGAGTTGGATGTTCCGGCGGAAGACAGGGCGCATTACAGTAAGAAAACGATTGACATTGAATACGATTTTCCAATTGGCAAGGAAGAACTGATGGGAATTGCGTATCGGACTGATTTTGACCTGATGAACATTCAGCGCGTCAGCGGAAAGAGTATGGAATATACGATTAAGGGGACGAATGAAAAATTTGTGCCGCACGTGATTGAGCCGAGTTTTGGCGTCGAGCGGGCGCTGATGGCGGTCTTGTCGAGCGCGTATCGCGAGGACGAGCAGAACGGCAGTAAGCGTGTTTATTTGGCGCTTCCAGAACATTTGGCGCCAGTTAAATTTGCCGTTTCACCGCTACTTAAGAATAAGCCAGAATTGGTGGAGAAGGCGCGTGAAATTTACGCCAACCTGTCTAAGAAAAATCCTGGACGTGTTATGTGGGACGACAATGGCAACATCGGTAAGCGCTATCGCCGTCAGGATGAAATTGGTACACCGCACTGTGTGGTCATCGACTTCCAAACGCTGGAAGATGACACTGTTACTGTTCGCGAGCGAGATACGACCGAACAGAGGCGGATGAAAATTGGGGAGTTGTAG
- a CDS encoding response regulator, with translation MNGQKKKILLVEDDMALSAVYRSRLEIEGFDVREANNGEDALSATVEYRPDLILLDVMMPKISGFDVLDILRNTPETANVRIIMLTALSQPKDKERAESLGVDDYLVKSQVVIGDVVARVKHHLGIQ, from the coding sequence ATGAACGGACAAAAAAAGAAGATTTTACTAGTTGAGGATGATATGGCTCTGTCTGCGGTTTATAGGTCGCGACTAGAGATTGAGGGATTTGATGTTAGGGAAGCCAATAATGGAGAAGACGCTCTGTCTGCCACTGTTGAATACCGTCCAGATTTGATTCTTTTGGATGTGATGATGCCAAAGATTAGCGGCTTTGATGTCTTGGATATTCTTCGTAATACGCCAGAAACTGCTAACGTGAGGATTATTATGTTGACGGCGCTTAGTCAGCCGAAGGACAAGGAGCGTGCTGAGAGTCTGGGTGTTGATGATTATTTGGTGAAATCTCAGGTTGTAATTGGCGACGTTGTGGCTCGCGTAAAACATCATTTGGGTATTCAATAG
- a CDS encoding sensor histidine kinase, with protein sequence MAGKEWSDADFGGLPSVLVAAHELKTPLALIRQLALLLDDDLTSSADKTQIQQRIIRTSEQALQLTIDLANSANLTPSLFPLEPVNPLALCQQVAMETKFNAMFYGRKVSWPKSGRNSQLILANRTLLGRILANFLNNALAYTEDGSEVKVSVKATKDAVRMSVRDFGPMMSLKEYRLLLDEMETRKTVRTRPESSGLGIYVANQFARAMNGRIGLIRHRDGLTFYVEMPISRQLSLI encoded by the coding sequence ATGGCAGGTAAAGAGTGGAGTGATGCTGATTTTGGGGGATTGCCGAGTGTTCTGGTTGCGGCACACGAGCTGAAAACGCCGTTGGCTTTGATTAGACAATTGGCATTATTGTTGGACGACGATTTAACCAGTTCTGCCGATAAAACTCAGATTCAGCAACGAATTATTAGGACTTCTGAGCAGGCGTTGCAGCTTACGATCGATTTGGCAAATTCAGCCAATTTAACGCCGTCGTTATTTCCGCTTGAGCCGGTCAACCCGTTGGCTTTATGTCAGCAAGTAGCGATGGAAACGAAGTTCAACGCAATGTTTTATGGACGAAAAGTTAGCTGGCCTAAGAGCGGCAGAAATAGTCAATTGATATTAGCGAACCGAACACTTTTAGGGCGAATTTTAGCGAATTTCTTAAATAACGCGTTGGCGTATACGGAGGATGGATCGGAGGTTAAGGTTTCGGTTAAGGCGACAAAAGATGCCGTGAGAATGAGCGTGCGGGATTTTGGGCCGATGATGAGTTTGAAGGAATATCGGCTTTTGCTTGATGAAATGGAAACGCGAAAAACTGTACGAACAAGGCCGGAAAGTAGCGGGCTGGGGATTTACGTGGCGAATCAATTTGCGCGGGCGATGAACGGGCGGATTGGTCTGATTCGTCACCGTGATGGATTGACTTTTTATGTAGAAATGCCAATTAGTCGGCAGTTGAGCTTGATATGA
- a CDS encoding response regulator: MKKLLIVEDDKNWADILGRFAADVGAEYRVVVSGGQAIEIIDDWQPDALILDMLLAGETAIALLNELRSYADLASLPIVVCTNIDVKMDDLRPLGVKAILNKTSMRPNEARTIFREVLNDGAK, translated from the coding sequence ATGAAAAAGTTGTTAATTGTTGAGGACGATAAGAATTGGGCGGATATTCTGGGCAGGTTTGCTGCGGATGTTGGCGCGGAATATCGAGTGGTGGTTTCTGGTGGTCAGGCGATTGAAATTATTGACGATTGGCAACCTGACGCTTTAATTTTGGATATGTTGTTGGCTGGCGAAACGGCGATTGCTTTGTTGAATGAGTTGCGGTCGTACGCGGATTTGGCGAGTTTGCCGATTGTGGTTTGTACGAATATTGACGTTAAAATGGACGATTTGCGTCCGCTTGGCGTGAAGGCGATTTTGAATAAAACATCGATGCGTCCGAATGAGGCGCGGACGATTTTTCGCGAGGTTCTAAATGACGGGGCAAAGTGA